The nucleotide window TTTTGATATTCGTTGTAATATTATCTATGGTTACATAGTTTGTTTTTACAGTTAATTCCTTTATTTCAATAACAGTGTAAATGTCTCTCTGCCATTTGTGTATGTTTCTAACAGTTATCATTTTGTGTCACTGTTTGATGGGGTATATTACTGTGAACTTTACTAATTTCTTTATATTACTATGTATGTTTCATTACAGCATTCGGATTTGCTTCATGATTAAGTTACAACGTCGATTTTACAGTTTAAATACGGTAAGCTTCATTTTTGCGGTTTCGACATAGTTACGGTTTTACTATAGCTTGTGATTCTGAGCtggttttggtttgaattatatACACAGGAAGCAATTATGAAGCTGAATTGGAGGATTACTTACATGTTGAAGTGACGAGGAGAAGAAAATTTCGCTTTCAATCTTACTTACAAAGTGTTAGATGAAATGCTTCCGCCGGTTTCTTGATTCTTTCTcttatgttttctttgtttttcgcTATAGCATTATTGTTGTGTTGATTTCCTGCCGAGGCTTTGATTCTTTCATACTTtttatttctcttctttcttaatgCATACACCTCGTTAGTGTTTATCTGTCTATACACTTCAAATTCAAaatgttcatgtgtttgttgaaaTGTTATTCTTTTGTTAAAATATGCATGCAGGTTTCTTACAAAACTTCAAGTTTTGGAGCAATTTATGTAGGATGGACAACGATAAATTTTCCTTCTTTGAGATCCTCCGATTTTTGCATTTCTACAGTAAGTTTTATTCCCTTTTGAATACATTTATCATGTAAAAAAACTTGCAAGTAACAATAACAACTTTGAATTTTGTTAAAGCTTCAAGCACAACCTGAGACAATGCAGAAAGTGAgcaaaatggtaaggaaataatGCATTACTTTACATCAACTTATACACACCTTTAAGTTATGACATTTCTCATTGACATGTTTTTTTCAACTTGATGTTTCACTGTGTTACATTAACACAATAGTATATCCATCTTAATCATATGACCTCAAAATAACCCAACTCATATGACCTCCAAATAACCTAACTCATATGATCTCAAAATTTCTGCAACATGTTCAAACCATTCTTAATATCAAGGTACTTTGAGCACTTCTATGATATACATAAGAAGTATCTTAATCAGTGGTTATTGAAATCCATTTTCTATGTTAGTGTTTTATATCTATATTTCTTAATATTAAATCCAGTTATGTCCTAACCATTTGGTATAGCaactatgttttttttaataggcaagatATCTATTAAAATAGAGTAGAAGGGCTACTCAATCGAAGCTACAAGACGGAAAACCtctacctctcaaaacaaaggagaggtTGAGTATTCCAAGTAGAAAAATTACAACCAGATAATAAAGGACAACAAGATGAGAGCCATATCCACTATCTAAAATCAATGCCTGACATACAATCATCGAAAGAAGGGACAAtatgattaaatataaaattatttctcGATAACAAAATGCTCCATATCGAAACCAACCAACTCACAACttctatttttctcttcaaaACATTCTTAACTTTCTCAACGTAACATAAAAAAGACTTAAATTCCTCCAAAGTCAATTCCTCAAAAGGATCTAACCAAATTAACACTCTTCGCCAAATATAATCCGCAAAAGAACAAGATCCAAAAATATGAGCAATAGTTTCTTCTTGCGACTTAGAAAACACACATAAAGAATCGTTACGCTTTGTAATAATACTGCGTTTGAAAAGTTGATCTTTAGTTGCCATTCTATTAAGTAGAACTCTCCACCCAAAAAATAACAATTCAGGCGGAGCTTCAACCTTCCATAACGAAACCAGCGCATTTGCAGTCTCTTCTTGACAAACAGAATCTGCATAAGCCCCAGATAAAAACAACTCATAACAGGAATGAACAGAAAAACAACCTTCACCCGATAGCGTCCATTCATAGCCATCATCAACCTCGCTACACAGAGAAACCTCGGGTAACAGCTCCAAAAGGTCATCTCTAAACATATGAAAAGAAGGATCAGTTTCATCCATACAAGCCTCCAAGTTCCAGGACTAGTCTAGCCCGCTCCAACAAACAACTCTTCCACGTTGCATAACTTATTAATAGCTCCAGCAAAAGCCTCAGGATAAGCATCCATAAGAGCTTGGTTTCCCAGCCACTTAGACTGCCAAAACGCAGTCCCCCGACCGCTATTCACTTTAGACGAAATAGCACCTGAAAAAGGTTTGTCACAATGATGAACAGAGTTACCAGACAGAATCAAATCTCTCCACCAAATAGAATCCTTATTGTTAAGCACTGAATCATTCCTGATTAAGACTTTAATAACCGGATCACCATATCCTCCTCTAAGCAAACTACTCCAAACCGCCTCATACTCGTTAATTATCCTCCACTTCTATTTTTGCAGCAATGCCAAGTTTAAGATCTTAACGTCCTTAACGCCTAAACCGCCTTTGTTCTTTGGATAACAAACAGATTTCCAACTGACCCAATGGATAGATCGGCTGTCTTTGCTCCTATGCCATAAAAAATTACTTTGGATTTTACGAATCTCATTAATCACTTTTGAAGGAGCTCTATAAAAAGATAAAGAATATATCGGTATTGCATTCAACACCGAGTTAATCAACATCACTTGACCCGCCATATTCAAATGTCTACCTTTCCATGTAGCCAATCTAGATTTCAACTGATTAATTAAATCCTTCGACATTGAGACCTTTCTCGAACTATCTCCAACTTTAACTCCGAGATATTTGAACGATAAATAATCAATATCATAGTTCAAAAATTTTGACGCAGCTTCCATAAGCCAATCACTAACATGGATACCATAAAGCTTACTCTTAAGAAAATTAATCTTCAGCCCAGACATCAATTCAAACCCTCTGAGAATCGACTCCATCATCCAAAAATTGTCACTACAACCATCCGCCACTATGATCGTATCATACGCAAATTGCACAAGGTTGACTTCTTCTACTCCATTGATCTTAAACCCTCTAAAATCTCCAAATTCCATCGCCCTCTTCATAAGACCCGGTAGAGCATCCGTAACCAAAacgaaaagaaaagaagatataGGAGGATATTGATTAGAGGAGGCTCCTCTAATTAATATCCTATCACCTCCTCTAATTAATATTGTATCACCCTTCTCCTCTTTAATATCATATACTGAATGTAATAAGGATTTCATTAAATAGCttcttatttagttttcatatgtctTATTTGTTACATCATTCGGTTTAAACTTTCAACCAtttgataaattatatataatcgTTTTTATTATCACATTATATGTATACAGtattaattttgttgttgttcagtAACACCTTTCATCATAACCTCCATGGAGATTCTGAAGTTATGGTACTTATTTAATTGCGGTTGTCCTCTCCTTATCATGCAACAGTGATACTGACATTGGTTAAATGTATGGATAGTGTCACTGCTTACTTTCAACTGAAATTTCTGTTTCAATATGTGGAACTGTACATGTCAAAGTGAAACTGGAAGGTAATTTATATGGCTGAAAACAAGTACTCTTATTAATTCTATTAGATTTCACCAGGAAAAAAAATTCAACTACTTTCCAAAACAGTTTTGATGTAATAAATGTAATATGTTTAACAGATTTTtacagatttttttattttacctaCGAAATGTTAATATGACTAAGGAAACTCACACAATTATATACTTTATCTTGCAtcgttaatttttttcaataaaaaataaatagtacaCCTTTAAATACTAATTAGATTTTAACCTGCGCGTTGTGCGGGAGTTCgacaatttatttttatattaaaattttaattataattagaatattttttatttttcaatttatatttataatattttattttaaattatatatttagaataataataataagggttaagTAATTTTTTtccctataaatatcttaaattttatttttaacttctattaaaaaaatgacatattttagtccctataaaatttttatgcaaACAGTTTTAGTtcctgttattttttaaaattttgaaaactgcttaattacccttaaacttttaaatttttgaataattttttccatACGTGTTtaaaatattgtaaaatatttcagtaccaaattatagaattttttaaaatgagaagaattaaatatgaattttttaaatttcaaaagataatgataaaagtaatgtaaATTTAgatttagaaatcaaattttgagttcctttttttcgaggaactttttataacgttttaaacatttctgtaaaataatcatttaaaagtaCACATCGGTTTaatagtagggactaaaactacgtgcataataattttatggggaccaaaacatgtcattttattaATAgagaccaaaaataaaattttataattttatagggaccaaaaacatatttaaccctaataataatcATTGAATTAAACATAaatttggtgattttttttaatcaaatgaaGATTGAATTAATTTAAAAGCAATGGAATACAAGGCGATCGCTCGGATCCAGCCCTCAAGGAAGACAAAAAGAAGATAAAAGCTAAAAAGCCATCAGCTTTGCTATATGTGGCCTGAGATTTCTGCTATACCAACCCCTATAAACAATCATATCTATAATATTATCCACGATTTTAGCCTTATCAACTGCATTACCAAAACAAATATCGTTACGATATTTCCACACGCTATAAACAGTCTCCGCAACAGCTAGCTTCAGGATGGATGCTCTCCACCCTTTACCATTAGTATTATTGTTCAACCATAAAATTTCTGCATCCCTTGCGGAGTATACTAACCTGAATCCAAGCAAGGATTTTGGCCCAAATACAAACTATTTCAGGACAAATAAAAAGTAGATAGTTAATAGACTCCTCCTCACTCTTACAAAGACAACACCTATTATCAGAAACAATCCCATACCGAAAGAGACGTTGTCCCGTAGCCAATCTACCATGACAAGCAAGCCACATAGTCATCAGGGCCCTCGGTCTAGCAACGTTATGACGGAATATTTTCCTCCAACTAACACGAGGCGTATCATTACACAGTACCTTATAAACATCCGTCATCTTAAATTTACTACCGATTAGCATAGTATCCCACACTTGTTGGATATAACCCAAATTTGGTGATTTTTTAAAAGGTAGATTCTTCAATTTTTGATGTGCAtagttaaatttttataaaaagaaaaatatttatgatatattatatatattttgaaaaaatattaaattaaaaaatgaaataaaattgttggTTGAGGAGTTAAGTGCAATCTTATTTTTTTGGATGATCAATTATTTGTCTCgtaattttattgtaattttgtgGTCGATTGATTTCTCTTCAGCAATTATTTGTCTCgtaattttattgtaattttgtgGTCGATTGTTATTTTGACATCAATATGTTACATCTACATCAAATGCACTGCTGACAAATACGGTGAATAGTGATATTTATAATTTTGACACccctctctctctatctatctatctatctatctctccctctctctctctcccttccTAAAACAAATTTTGTTAATGGTATATTAAAATTTGGTTAATCACTATAACAAATAACGATTTTTATGTCGAATCTTTCACGACATCCAGAAAAAAAACTGAAGTTTTATTCCAAGGCGTATATTCACCACCAACTAGGCTCTAATACCAGAGCAGTTAGGGCGTTaatgagaataataataatatcaatggAAAATTTAATAAAGgtgaaaataatgataataataataatattaacgaaaaatataataaaggttAAAATAGTGtaaaacataaacataatattagagataatggTAAACATAAATATAATGATAGATGCGGAAGAAGTGTTGAAAATATTGAAAGACGTGATTTTTTTTATGCAAAAATACCTACAAAGGATGGCAAatcaagaaattcaagttctgagaCTAAAAACTCGAATGCCTATTACAACATACAAATGATCCTTTTATAGGCAATGATCTACACGGACTTGAAACTATTATAAACTTAAGCATAATATTTTACAACAGATGATGGCCCACGTGGCctgaataatttaaataaaacaaaaaccttTAATAAAGTAGAGTCAATAATTCAAAAGTGAGTCTGAATGGGAGATAATGAAAGCCAACAAGGGGGCCGaagttttcctttttttttatcttcaatATAATTGATCCTATCTTCAAATAGTGCTGACAAGAGTAATCTCCATAATCTTATCTTGAACTTATCTTCAAAATAATTGAATGCTTTATGGAATCTGAATCATTTAAGGTCTATAATTCTATAATAGTCATCTTCATTAATATTTTCACAAGTGCTAGAAGCACTATCACTTTCAGATAATACAGTCATAGCTTCCTTAATCTTGCTTAAAAATTCTTTATGGCTCGAAGCAGCAGATAAAGAGGCAAGTAATTTTGATCGATCTAACAAGAAAGATGTATCTTCTTGGGAGATGGCATATTCTTTACAAACACGAGGATGAGACTTGAACCAAGTATCTAATCTTGATAGAGAAAGCAATTATGGGTTAAACTTTGACCACCATTTAACAGATATTTTTTTAGTAATTGAGTGGAAGAGGACCTTCCCTTAATAGTTCAGTTGAAAAGGTCTATCATGAAATTCACGTAATTCCAAAAACAACACAAAAGCATGATAAAGAATTATAATAAGGACAAgtgttttttttgttaaattgtTGAAGGCCTTAGAGGCATAATCAAGAAATATTTCTAAAATTGGCCCAACAATTTGGAACCACTGAATAAACCAATTAGGGAAGCTTAGTGAAATATCTTTCTTAAACCATATAACCAAGTGTGGTTAAAAGGTTCAACAGACAAAAAATTAAACCAAGCATCCTTATAATCAAAGTAAGAATAATATTGTGGAGTAAAGgttctaaaaaaaaattttaattctgGTGGAGGTTGTTTCTAATCAGAAGGAGATAAAACcttattaattttgaatttagagaacttaattttagatttatcAACCTGACTTGCTGCTGGTTAAGAATAATAGACTCAGAATCAACCAAGATAAGTTCGTAGAATTTTCTAGTCTTAGATGGATCTTTAGGAATGAAGAAAAACCCCAGAGGGAAAATTCTTGAAATATTTTGTAATAACGACGAATTCGGAGTACCGTAATTTGTTTCTAAAGGTAATATTGGTATAGACAAATCTTTAGTAATGAATTTGATTTTGGTAAAGAAGGAGGAGGAGTATAATAGGCTAATTTAGATGGGGAAGCTTTCTGAAGGGTTAATGGGATGGTAATTTGAGAGGTAAAGGCTAATGAGTTAATAAAGTGGGATTAATAGTTGTCAGAGGAGTAGGAGGAATAGGATGTAACTTTGGAAATAAAAGAAGAACCTAAAATTATTTCCTTATCTTTTTTATCTTTAATAGAAGGACCGTAATCATCTCTGAGGTCAACAGATTTTTTACTcatgttttcttgtaaaaattcTCTGGTTAGAAAATCTGGTAATGAGTTTTTAATACCTTGAATATGcttgatttcaaaatcaaaacaaaaaataaattcttGCCATCTATCAAAAATAAGTTGTGAAACTAAATTTTTAACATCTTTTTGTAAAACACTTTGTGCAGCTTTGCAAtctgtttttaataaaaatgtttttgaaaacaaatcatCCTAAAATTTTGTAATGCacaaaagaatggataaaatttctttttttaatagtaCTATATTTTAATTGAGTTGGGTTCTAAGTCTAGAATAATATCTGACAACTTGTTCCTTTTCCATGCCCGAAAGTATTTTGTTTTAAGATTCCCCCAAAACCTATGTGTGAGGCATCTGTTTCAACAATAAGGTTGGCTTTAGGATCAGGTATTCCTAAACATGttaattttttaactattttctttaattgtaaaACACTTTTGGTCATTGAATCCTCCCAAGAAGGAGGATTCTTCTTAAGTCTCTTGAATAATGGTATACAAATGGTTCTTAAGTTGGGTAGAAAGACCGTCACATAATTTATACAACTTAAGAATCTTTGCAATTGGgttttatcttttaattcatctGGAAATTTACTAATAAATTTAAAGATCTACTAATGGGGGTATACATGTCCTGGGAAATATCAAAACCCAAAAAATTTACCTTAGATTGAAATATTTTAAGGTTCTTTTCTGATAATACAAAACCTTATCCTTAATTATCTCATAAAATTGGTTCATATGTAGTATATGCTGGTTTATAGAATCTAAAAATACTAATATGTTATCTAAATAAATTATGGTGAAGTGaaaataatcattaaatataGTATTTCTAATGTTTTGAAACTCAGAAGGAGCATTTTTTTAATCCTAAAGGCATGACATTCCATTCATAGTGACCAAAGGGCACCATAAAAGTTATTGTGGAAAAACgttgtcaagaacaaaatataataggaattagggaagataagaagaacacaagaattggttataactgttattcttttactttctcttaaaacaagattacaagtttacaagaataacaaataacctctctcaccctaaattaggatttgcagcttagcaatgatgagagactagtatgctatttataataaaacctaacatactaactaatgggctttttccacaaggcccattacacaagccaacttaataaacaagctaacttaacaaattagggtttaaacactaaaacctaatttaacatgctaacaaccctatcatcttcgacacaagcatgtgaacaacctttgacttcatgcttaatcctgtcaaaCCAATAAgatacccttcgaccatactagagttcgatccaatatctcacaaaagcggttttatatatttatctttttcttttaattgtatTTGATAATATCCAGATTTAAGATCaaactttgaaaaaaaatagttttattatgTAATCGGTTTATCAAACCCTTTTTATTAGGTATGGGATACCTAACCCATTGTAATGTTTTGTTTAAAGGGTTGTAATTTATTACTAACCTAGGACTTCTTCTTTCTAATTCAAAAGCATTAAGAACATAAAAAGCTGAGCAGCTCCAAGGAGACTTACTAGGCCTAGTCAAGCCCTTGTCTAAgaaatcttttatttcttttttacagTAATCTAAATGTTGTTTATTCATTTGTATTGGCCTAGCTTTAGTAAGGATATTTACTTCCTTAAAGTCAGGTTCATGTGGCAAAAAAATAGTATGCACTTTTCTTTTCCATAAAGCATTAGGTTGTTCTGAAAAAAAATCCTTTATAAATTTATCATGTATATCTTTAATTTTCTCTTGAATACTTGGAGATTGAAGTTGATCTTCTATCTTTTTATAGTGTATTtccttattaataaaattaatatgttttcttttattgttaaTTTGATTAATAAACGATATAACCTTACTTTAGACAGAGTTGAGATCTCTAATCTTAGGTTGTTTTAAGAATTCAAATTTAACTTCGGGTCCTACGACGTTAGTGGTTATAGCATTATTATTAACGGTGAAATGGTAGAGTAAAGTTAGGTTAAGGGATTTCTAAAATGATGGACTCATGAATATTTCTTACTAAAAGAAAAGAGGTTCGATAACAAATTTGATCTTTACAGATTTTAGCACTAGATAATTTATAAGAAACTTGTAGTTTATTATCATTGGCTCCTCGTAAGGATTCTTTAGTTTTTTTTCATAATATTGGGTTGGTATCAACCCTTTTTGGATGCAGTTTAAATCTGCTCCAGAATCTATCAACGCAATTAATTCATAAGTTTTACCTTTAACAATTAGATTTATTTTACTATACCATTTATGTGatattaatttttctaatttGTTAATATAGCCTTCTTCGTCATTTAAAACAATAGtttcttcattattttttattgaactaGATGAggctaataaattttaattaagttgattttgaATAATCATATTTCCTTGTAActctaaaattttaatttctatctCATCATCCTGAGTTTTTAGAGTtctaatttcattttttaaattaataatttcttCTTGTAACTATTTAATAGAAACAGCCTTTTCAACTGGTTTCTTAAATAGATCCATAACatttttaaattctattttatgaatattctTTTTAGAAATATCATTCTCGTCTATGATATTTTTAACTTGTCTCATGAAAGCATTCTTGCTTTTAGAGTCTTCCATTTTGTCTAATATTCCTATTAAAATATTAGCTTGATTATTTGTTAAAACATTAATTCTTTTGTTACAATTATCACAACTGCATAAATCTAGACCTAAACATTCATCAGAATCTGAATCAGAATTTTCTGAATTATTAATTTGATGTATTTTCTCATAAGATGATTCTTCAGAGGATAAAGAGATTTCTTCCCCTGAGTTTAATAAGATATTACTCAAAGAAGttatcaaaatttcttttaattctTCAGAAATGTCTAAGTTACTTAGTTGATTAATTTTTTCTTGAACTTTGTATTTATTAGCATAATGACCAAACCGTCAACACTTGTAACATTTAATATCTTTATATTTAGGTTTAGGTTTATTattgtgttttttatttaaaaaaattaccaTGATTTTTCTTGTAAGGTTTTTTATAGAATTCTTAATTCTCTTTATAAGATTGTTTCTTATGATAATGAAAGTTTTTTCTTCCTTTACAGACAATTTTTTAACTCTTTGGGTTACTAGGAGCTCTTAAAGGAGTAGCTTCATATTGTTTGCAAAATGATCCCATTTCGCGCCTATTATTagcctttttcatttttttatcttattttgtaATTTATAGTCTATGCAAATTTGTATACCAGTTTTAATAACATAACTTTATAATTCTCCTAAGGTTAATGACTGGTATGGGAGGGTtccattaaaattttgtttaatattaattCTTACCTTTTCTGCAAATAACCAAGGTAGACCACTAATAAACCTTTTTTTTTCCACTAATATGCTGCACCATCCGACCTAAGGCATAGTTTAGAAAAAAACATATCTTTATACCACCTATAATCAGACATGGTTGGACAATAAAGATTTAGTAATTGGTCTGCTgccactatgccaaatttgtcttttagcagcacccctacgaaagcgcttttaggaaaaagcgctggtataggtttcactaaaaacaaaattaaaaaacacgcaaaaaaagcgctcttatagggggggttacgaaagcgctttcaaaaagcgctggtaaaggcaggggtacgaaagcgcttttcaaaagcgctcttatagggggatatgaaagcgctttcaaaagcgctgctatagggggtggggtacaagagcgcttttatcctaaaaagcgctggtatagccttagttacgaaagcgcttttcaaaagcgctgtcataccttttttaaaattaaaatttttaaaaacaaattatactaaacgcgcttcatcgtttccaaatccctaattcctctttctctgCCATTGCTGCCCACAGAAAACTTAGAAAATCTTTGaaatccctaattcctctttctcaGCATTTCAACTCAGAAAACATCGTGCCATCGTTTCCATCGTTGCCCACCATTTCAACTCAGAAAACTCACCAtctcagaaaatcgtgagccaccATTCTCCGTTCTCAATCGTCTTCTTCTCA belongs to Vicia villosa cultivar HV-30 ecotype Madison, WI unplaced genomic scaffold, Vvil1.0 ctg.002896F_1_1, whole genome shotgun sequence and includes:
- the LOC131640023 gene encoding uncharacterized protein LOC131640023, with amino-acid sequence MDETDPSFHMFRDDLLELLPEVSLCSEVDDGYEWTLSGEGCFSVHSCYELFLSGAYADSVCQEETANALVSLWKVEAPPELLFFGWRVLLNRMATKDQLFKRSIITKRNDSLCVFSKSQEETIAHIFGSCSFADYIWRRVLIWLDPFEELTLEEFKSFLCYVEKVKNVLKRKIEVVSWLVSIWSILLSRNNFIFNHIVPSFDDCMSGIDFR